In Silene latifolia isolate original U9 population chromosome X, ASM4854445v1, whole genome shotgun sequence, the following proteins share a genomic window:
- the LOC141617869 gene encoding putative disease resistance protein RGA1: MTGEKALFKNLDESQKSEIRLGYNKKVQVEGKGTIAFRTSQDLQRTVDTVKSVLEDADAKQEELSCQETVYIEELKDALYDANDVLDEFVTLVKQKQLNEANDKLSDKVSSILSRFTRHTRNLSSNVNKVKKRLDAIASNSSKFLFKVSNEQMRRKKLDTSSFVSANDVIIGRDKDVEKIVEMLLDYHDVDQPGVLSLAIVGIGGLGKTALAQLVYNDPRVTSAFQLRSWTCIADQDQEHWNLTEFLGKVVKDLPVDDHKRDLTSLEQMQLELQKHLGGEKYLIVLDDVWTESYHKWMEFEKFLKVGQSGSRIIVTTRSKKTAKMVGNSRVHELRGLSEDDSWHLFERMAFDPEQRENPDDDLVKIGKKIVKKCGYVPLAIRLVGSLLHGETKIRWLLFQDKELANIGKIDNSMNHILKLSYHQLDSALKSCFTYCAIFPKDFEIDKHMLISLWMAQGYICDDSVGEEYFLTLLQRCFFQDVIEDKWGQIVRFKIHDLLHDIAEQVAGTEISRVTSDDTHNVSNRIHHLALLYGCYTQEIFSMTRIRTFLQINAPWTEGSTDQLLEGKSIQNWTCLRSLDLSRLGAESLPESLCKLIHLRYLNLSGSEKLKELPKSITKLVNLQTLDLYACSSLLELPKDVSKLVDLSTLNVTSCYKLSCMPRGMGLLTRLHTLGLFVVGRASSDGKQCFDGLEGLHSLNNLKGNLRIRIGARKNVKYVKEDHGEGAYLRSKERLKRIAFYFKRDEEYGNMEDELALLEEMQPHHDLRELELSGYHGKTMPRWPRREDNSILFHLPNLVTLVILECPELLYLPLETGKLPNLKQLELWGLPNMEFMVNVNAGGEELSFFPCLEVLNIHGLSKLKGWWPRTGSSLQPSSCFAHLKELEITDCPLMTSFPVSSGLQALRVENSGILLKWKIISQNYRPNQPVLPLYSKQKMLIVNHLEWLKLMPAEYIQCVATIHIIHEKNVESLGKMRELFQTCIFSSLLSIVIKRCPKLRSDGGWLEQLSALHNLHIEDCPNFLEGIAWQCIPRNLQSLSLVNFTELEELPEGMQYCTFLTSLTIWNLPNLKAMPNWMPKLVSLQKLQLRYCSLTFTERCRTSNGDDWSLIQHIPILFIPYKEE; encoded by the exons ATGACCGGAGAAAAGGCCTTATTCAAGAATCTCGATGAATCACAAAAATCCGAAATACGACTTGGTTACAACAAGAAGGTTCAGGTTGAAGGAAAAGGAACAATTGCATTCAGAACTTCACAAG ATCTGCAACGCACTGTCGACACCGTCAAATCTGTTCTGGAGGATGCTGATGCCAAGCAAGAAGAGCTTAGCTGTCAAGAAACTGTTTATATTGAAGAGCTGAAAGATGCACTTTACGATGCTAATGATGTGCTTGACGAGTTTGTCACATTAGTCAAGCAGAAACAACTCAATGAGGCTAATGATAAACTCTCTGATAAGGTGAGCTCCATCCTTTCTCGTTTTACTCGTCATACTCGCAACCTGTCTAGCAATGTTAACAAAGTTAAAAAGAGGTTGGATGCTATTGCGTCAAATAGTAGTAAGTTTTTGTTTAAGGTGTCTAATGAGCAAATGAGGCGTAAAAAGCTGGATACATCTTCCTTTGTGTCTGCAAATGATGTAATTATTGGGAGGGACAAGGATGTTGAGAAGATTGTAGAGATGTTACTTGACTATCATGATGTTGATCAACCCGGTGTTTTATCCCTTGCTATTGTTGGGATAGGAGGgttgggaaaaaccgctcttgccCAACTTGTGTATAATGATCCTAGGGTCACAAGTGCATTCCAATTGAGGAGTTGGACTTGCATCGCAGACCAGGATCAAGAACATTGGAACTTGACAGAGTTTCTAGGCAAGGTCGTAAAAGATCTACCTGTCGATGATCACAAGCGTGATTTAACGTCCCTTGAGCAGATGCAACTAGAACTTCAGAAACATTTGGGAGGAGAAAAATATTTAATTGTGTTAGATGATGTGTGGACAGAAAGTTACCATAAATGGATGGAGTTTGAAAAGTTTTTGAAAGTCGGGCAAAGTGGGAGTCGGATTATTGTAACCACACGTTCGAAAAAAACAGCCAAAATGGTAGGAAATAGTCGAGTGCATGAGTTGCGAGGTTTATCAGAAGATGATTCATGGCATTTGTTTGAAAGGATGGCATTTGACCCGGAACAAAGAGAAAATCCGGATGATGACTTGGTTAAAATTGGTAAAAAAATTGTTAAGAAGTGTGGTTATGTGCCCCTTGCCATTAGATTAGTTGGAAGTCTGTTGCATGGTGAAACTAAGATTAGGTGGCTATTGTTTCAAGACAAAGAACTAGCCAATATTGGTAAAATTGATAATAGTATGAACCATATATTAAAGCTAAGCTACCATCAGCTTGACTCCGCCTTGAAGAGTTGTTTTACTTATTGTGCTATCTTTCCCAAAGATTTCGAGATTGATAAGCACATGTTGATTAGTCTTTGGATGGCTCAAGGCTATATTTGTGATGATTCTGTGGGCGAGGAGTATTTTCTTACGCTATTACAAAGGTGTTTTTTCCAAGACGTAATTGAGGACAAATGGGGTCAGATTGTGCGGTTTAAGATACACGATCTTTTGCATGATATTGCTGAGCAAGTAGCAGGCACTGAGATTAGTAGAGTAACTTCTGATGATACCCATAATGTGAGTAACAGAATTCACCATCTCGCTCTTTTATATGGCTGTTATACACAAGAGATCTTTAGTATGACTCGTATTCGTACTTTCCTTCAAATTAACGCGCCTTGGACAGAGGGAAGTACAGATCAGCTACTAGAGGGTAAATCAATTCAAAATTGGACATGCTTGAGGTCATTAGACTTGAGCAGATTAGGTGCGGAAAGTTTACCGGAATCATTGTGTAAACTAATTCATTTGAGGTATTTAAATCTCTCAGGAAGTGAGAAATTGAAAGAGCTTCCTAAATCAATTACAAAACTAGTTAATTTGCAGACTTTAGATTTATATGCATGCTCAAGTTTATTAGAATTGCCGAAAGATGTGAGCAAACTAGTAGATCTTAGCACCTTAAATGTGACCTCTTGCTACAAGTTGAGTTGTATGCCTAGGGGGATGGGTTTGTTGACCCGTCTGCACACCCTCGGTTTATTTGTGGTGGGCCGGGCAAGTTCAGATGGTAAGCAATGTTTTGATGGGTTAGAAGGCTTGCATTCGCTGAATAATCTGAAAGGGAATCTCAGAATCCGGATAGGGGCtcgtaaaaatgtaaaatatgtcAAGGAAGACCATGGCGAAGGGGCCTATTTAAGGAGTAAGGAACGTCTAAAGAGGATCGCTTTTTATTTTAAACGGGATGAGGAGTACGGAAACATGGAGGATGAGCTGGCATTGTTGGAAGAGATGCAACCACATCATGATCTCAGGGAGTTGGAGTTGTCTGGATATCATGGTAAGACGATGCCTAGATGGCCTAGGAGGGAAGATAACTCGATATTATTTCATCTTCCTAATCTCGTTACTTTGGTGATTTTGGAATGTCCTGAGTTACTATATCTGCCATTAGAGACCGGGAAACTGCCTAACCTTAAACAACTCGAACTTTGGGGGTTGCCGAATATGGAGTTTATGGTGAATGTTAACGCAGGAGGTGAAGAATTATCTTTCTTTCCTTGCCTCGAAGTACTTAATATTCATGGGTTGTCCAAACTGAAAGGATGGTGGCCAAGAACAGGGTCCAGCCTACAACCATCCTCCTGTTTTGCTCATTTGAAGGAACTGGAAATAACCGACTGCCCGTTGATGACATCTTTTCCAGTAAGCTCTGGCCTGCAGGCTCTACGGGTAGAAAATTCTGGGATACTTTTGAAATGGAAGATTATAAGCCAGAACTATCGACCTAATCAGCCTGTGTTGCCATTATATTCAAAACAGAAGATGCTGATTGTCAACCATTTGGAATGGCTTAAGCTAATGCCAGCCGAGTACATCCAGTGTGTCGCAACAATACACATAATTCATGAGAAGAATGTAGAAAGCTTGGGAAAAATGAGGGAGTTGTTCCAGACATGCATCTTTTCTTCTCTACTATCCATAGTAATTAAGAGATGCCCGAAACTAAGGAGCGATGGCGGATGGTTGGAGCAACTCTCTGCCTTGCATAATTTGCATATTGAAGACTGTCCTAATTTTCTAGAAGGTATAGCATGGCAATGCATTCCAAGAAACCTTCAATCCTTAAGTTTGGTAAATTTTACTGAGTTGGAGGAACTGCCTGAGGGGATGCAGTACTGCACCTTCCTCACATCTCTCACTATATGGAATTTACCGAATCTAAAAGCTATGCCGAATTGGATGCCAAAACTCGTTTCACTTCAGAAACTTCAGCTCCGTTACTGTTCACTGACGTTCACGGAAAGATGCCGAACCTCCAATGGGGATGATTGGTCCCTCATTCAACACATCCCCATCCTTTTTATTCCATACAAAGAAGAATAA